Proteins encoded within one genomic window of Balaenoptera ricei isolate mBalRic1 chromosome 10, mBalRic1.hap2, whole genome shotgun sequence:
- the LOC132373240 gene encoding cyclic AMP-dependent transcription factor ATF-7 isoform X2, translated as MTLKFGPARTDSVIIADQTPTPTRFLKNCEEVGLFNELASSFEHEFKKAADEDEKKAASGPLDMSLPSTPDIKIKEEEPVEVDSSPPDSPASSPCSPPLKEKDVAPKPVVISTPTPTIVRPGSLPLHLGYDPLHPTLPSPTSVITQAPPSNRQLGSPTGSLPLVMHLANGQTMPVLPGPPVQMPSVISLARPVSMVPNIPGIPGPPVNSSGSISPSGHPMPSEAKMRLKATLTHQVSSINGGCGMVVGTASTMVTARPEQSQILIQHPDAPSPAQPQVSPAQPTPSTGGRRRRTVDEDPDERRQRFLERNRAAASRCRQKRKLWVSSLEKKAEELTSQNIQLSNEVTLLRNEVAQLKQLLLAHKDCPVTALQKKTQGYLESPKESSEPTGSPAPVIQHSSATAPSNGLSVRSAAEAVATSVLTQMASQRTELSMPIQSHVIMTPQSQSAGR; from the exons ATCAGACTCCTACTCCGACTAGATTCCTGAAGAACTGTGAAGAGGTGGGGCTCTTCAATGAACTAGCTAGCTCCTTTGAACATGAATTCAAGAAAGCTGCAGATGAGGATGAAAAAAAG GCTGCTTCTGGGCCCCTTGACATGTCTCTGCCTTCTACACCAGACAtcaaaatcaaagaagaagagcCAGTGGAGGTAGACTCATCCCCACCTGACAGTCCTGCCtctagcccctgctccccaccactCAAGGAGAAG GATGTTGCCCCAAAGCCTGTTGTGATCTCTACGCCCACACCTACCATTGTACGCCCTGGCTCCCTGCCTCTCCACTTGGGCTATGATCCACTTCACCCAACCCTTCCTTCCCCAACCTCCGTCATCACACAGGCTCCACCATCCAACAGGCAACTGGG GTCTCCCACTGGCTCCCTCCCTCTCGTCATGCATCTTGCTAATGGACAGACCATGCCTGTGCTGCCAGGGCCTCCGGTACAGATGCCTTCTGTTATATCG CTGGCCAGACCTGTGTCTATGGTGCCCAACATTCCTGGTATCCCTGGCCCACCAGTTAACAGCAGTGGTTCCATTTCTCCCTCTGGCCACCCTATGCCATCAGAAGCCAAGATG AGACTAAAAGCTACCCTAACCCACCAAGTCTCCTCAATCAATGGTGGCTGTGGAATGGTGGTGGGGACTGCCAGCACCATGGTGACAGCCCGTCCAGAGCAAAGCCAGATCCTCATCCAGCACCCTGACGCCCCATCCCCTGCCCAGCCACAG GTTTCACCAGCCCAACCCACTCCTAGTACCGGAGGGCGACGTCGGCGCACGGTGGATGAAGATCCAGATGAGCGGCGGCAGCGCTTTCTGGAGCGCAACCGGGCCGCAGCCTCGCGCTGCCGTCAAAAGCGGAAGCTGTGGGTGTCCTCCCTAGAGAAGAAGGCTGAGGAACTCACGTCTCAGAACATTCAGCTGAGT aaTGAAGTCACATTACTACGCAATGAGGTGGCTCAATTGAAACAGCTGCTGTTAGCTCATAAAGACTGCCCAGTCACAGCACTACAGAAAAAGACCCAAGGCTACTTAG AAAGCCCCAAGGAAAGCTCAGAGCCAACGGGTTCTCCAGCCCCTGTGATTCAGCACAGCTCAGCAACAGCCCCGAGCAATGGCCTCAGCGTTCGCTCTGCAGCTGAAGCTGTGGCCACCTCAGTCCTCACTCAGATGGCCAGCCAAAGGACAGAACTGAGCATGCCCATACAGTCGCATGTGATCATGACCCCACAGTCTCAGTCTGCGGGCAGATGA
- the TARBP2 gene encoding RISC-loading complex subunit TARBP2 isoform X1, translating into MSEEEQGSGTTTGCGLPSIEQMLAANPGKTPISLLQEYGTRIGKTPVYDLLKAEGQAHQPNFTFRVTVGDTSCTGQGPSKKAAKHKAAEVALKHLKGGSMLEPALEDSSSFSPLDSSLPEDVPVFTAAAAATPVPSAVPTRSPPMEVQPPVSPQQSECNPVGALQELVVQKGWRLPEYTVTQESGPAHRKEFTMTCRVERFIEIGSGTSKKLAKRNAAAKMLLRVHTVPLDAREGNEAEPDDDHFSIGVGSRLDGLRNRGPGCTWDSLRNSVGEKILSLRSCPAGSLGALGPACCSVLSELSEEQAFHVSYLDIEELSLSGLCQCLVELSTQPATVCHGSASTREAARGEAACRALQYLKIMAGSK; encoded by the exons ATGAGTGAAGAGGAGCAGGGCTCCGGCACTACCACGGGCTGCGGGCTGCCCAG taTAGAGCAAATGCTGGCAGCCAACCCGGGCAAGACCCCGATCAGCCTTCTGCAGGAGTATGGGACCAGAATAGGGAAGACGCCCGTGTACGACCTTCTCAAAGCCGAGGGCCAAGCCCACCAGCCTAATTTCACCTTCCGGGTCACCGTTGGCGACACCAGCTGCACTG GTCAGGGCcccagcaagaaggcagccaagCACAAGGCAGCCGAGGTGGCCCTCAAACACCTCAAAGGGGGGAGCATGCTGGAGCCGGCCCTGGAGGACAGCAG TTCTTTTTCTCCCCTAGACTCTTCACTGCCTGAGGACGTGCCGGTTTTTACAGCTGCAGCGGCTGCTactcctgttccctctgctgtcCCAACCAG GAGTCCCCCCATGGAGGTGCAGCCCCCTGTCTCCCCTCAGCAGTCTGAGTGCAACCCCGTTGGTGCTTTGCAG GAGCTGGTGGTGCAGAAAGGCTGGCGGTTGCCTGAGTACACAGTGACCCAGGAGTCTGGGCCAGCCCACCGCAAAGAGTTTACCATGACCTGCCGGGTGGAGCGTTTCATTGAGATTG GCAGTGGCACTTCCAAAAAGCTGGCAAAGCGTAATGCAGCGGCCAAAATGCTGCTTCGAGTGCACACGGTGCCTCTGGATGCCCGGGAGGGGAATGAGGCAGAGCCTGATGACGATCACTTTTCCATT GGTGTGGGCTCCCGTCTAGATGGACTTCGGAACCGGGGCCCAGGCTGCACCTGGGATTCTCTGCGAAATTCGGTGGGAGAGAAGATCCTGTCCCTCCGCAGCTGCCCCGCGGGCTCCTTGGGCGCTCTGGGCCCCGCTTGCTGCAGTGTCCTCAGTGAGCTCTCTGAGGAGCAGGCCTTCCATGTCAGCTACCTGGATATTG AGGAGTTGAGCCTCAGTGGGCTCTGCCAGTGCCTGGTGGAGCTGTCCACACAGCCGGCCACCGTGTGTCATGGCTCTGCATCTACCAGGGAGGCAGCCCGAGGCGAGGCTGCGTGCCGTGCCCTGCAGTACCTCAAGATCATGGCGGGCAGCAAATAA
- the LOC132373240 gene encoding cyclic AMP-dependent transcription factor ATF-7 isoform X1, which produces MGDDRPFVCNAPGCGQRFTNEDHLAVHKHKHEMTLKFGPARTDSVIIADQTPTPTRFLKNCEEVGLFNELASSFEHEFKKAADEDEKKAASGPLDMSLPSTPDIKIKEEEPVEVDSSPPDSPASSPCSPPLKEKDVAPKPVVISTPTPTIVRPGSLPLHLGYDPLHPTLPSPTSVITQAPPSNRQLGSPTGSLPLVMHLANGQTMPVLPGPPVQMPSVISLARPVSMVPNIPGIPGPPVNSSGSISPSGHPMPSEAKMRLKATLTHQVSSINGGCGMVVGTASTMVTARPEQSQILIQHPDAPSPAQPQVSPAQPTPSTGGRRRRTVDEDPDERRQRFLERNRAAASRCRQKRKLWVSSLEKKAEELTSQNIQLSNEVTLLRNEVAQLKQLLLAHKDCPVTALQKKTQGYLESPKESSEPTGSPAPVIQHSSATAPSNGLSVRSAAEAVATSVLTQMASQRTELSMPIQSHVIMTPQSQSAGR; this is translated from the exons ATCAGACTCCTACTCCGACTAGATTCCTGAAGAACTGTGAAGAGGTGGGGCTCTTCAATGAACTAGCTAGCTCCTTTGAACATGAATTCAAGAAAGCTGCAGATGAGGATGAAAAAAAG GCTGCTTCTGGGCCCCTTGACATGTCTCTGCCTTCTACACCAGACAtcaaaatcaaagaagaagagcCAGTGGAGGTAGACTCATCCCCACCTGACAGTCCTGCCtctagcccctgctccccaccactCAAGGAGAAG GATGTTGCCCCAAAGCCTGTTGTGATCTCTACGCCCACACCTACCATTGTACGCCCTGGCTCCCTGCCTCTCCACTTGGGCTATGATCCACTTCACCCAACCCTTCCTTCCCCAACCTCCGTCATCACACAGGCTCCACCATCCAACAGGCAACTGGG GTCTCCCACTGGCTCCCTCCCTCTCGTCATGCATCTTGCTAATGGACAGACCATGCCTGTGCTGCCAGGGCCTCCGGTACAGATGCCTTCTGTTATATCG CTGGCCAGACCTGTGTCTATGGTGCCCAACATTCCTGGTATCCCTGGCCCACCAGTTAACAGCAGTGGTTCCATTTCTCCCTCTGGCCACCCTATGCCATCAGAAGCCAAGATG AGACTAAAAGCTACCCTAACCCACCAAGTCTCCTCAATCAATGGTGGCTGTGGAATGGTGGTGGGGACTGCCAGCACCATGGTGACAGCCCGTCCAGAGCAAAGCCAGATCCTCATCCAGCACCCTGACGCCCCATCCCCTGCCCAGCCACAG GTTTCACCAGCCCAACCCACTCCTAGTACCGGAGGGCGACGTCGGCGCACGGTGGATGAAGATCCAGATGAGCGGCGGCAGCGCTTTCTGGAGCGCAACCGGGCCGCAGCCTCGCGCTGCCGTCAAAAGCGGAAGCTGTGGGTGTCCTCCCTAGAGAAGAAGGCTGAGGAACTCACGTCTCAGAACATTCAGCTGAGT aaTGAAGTCACATTACTACGCAATGAGGTGGCTCAATTGAAACAGCTGCTGTTAGCTCATAAAGACTGCCCAGTCACAGCACTACAGAAAAAGACCCAAGGCTACTTAG AAAGCCCCAAGGAAAGCTCAGAGCCAACGGGTTCTCCAGCCCCTGTGATTCAGCACAGCTCAGCAACAGCCCCGAGCAATGGCCTCAGCGTTCGCTCTGCAGCTGAAGCTGTGGCCACCTCAGTCCTCACTCAGATGGCCAGCCAAAGGACAGAACTGAGCATGCCCATACAGTCGCATGTGATCATGACCCCACAGTCTCAGTCTGCGGGCAGATGA
- the TARBP2 gene encoding RISC-loading complex subunit TARBP2 isoform X2 — MLAANPGKTPISLLQEYGTRIGKTPVYDLLKAEGQAHQPNFTFRVTVGDTSCTGQGPSKKAAKHKAAEVALKHLKGGSMLEPALEDSSSFSPLDSSLPEDVPVFTAAAAATPVPSAVPTRSPPMEVQPPVSPQQSECNPVGALQELVVQKGWRLPEYTVTQESGPAHRKEFTMTCRVERFIEIGSGTSKKLAKRNAAAKMLLRVHTVPLDAREGNEAEPDDDHFSIGVGSRLDGLRNRGPGCTWDSLRNSVGEKILSLRSCPAGSLGALGPACCSVLSELSEEQAFHVSYLDIEELSLSGLCQCLVELSTQPATVCHGSASTREAARGEAACRALQYLKIMAGSK; from the exons ATGCTGGCAGCCAACCCGGGCAAGACCCCGATCAGCCTTCTGCAGGAGTATGGGACCAGAATAGGGAAGACGCCCGTGTACGACCTTCTCAAAGCCGAGGGCCAAGCCCACCAGCCTAATTTCACCTTCCGGGTCACCGTTGGCGACACCAGCTGCACTG GTCAGGGCcccagcaagaaggcagccaagCACAAGGCAGCCGAGGTGGCCCTCAAACACCTCAAAGGGGGGAGCATGCTGGAGCCGGCCCTGGAGGACAGCAG TTCTTTTTCTCCCCTAGACTCTTCACTGCCTGAGGACGTGCCGGTTTTTACAGCTGCAGCGGCTGCTactcctgttccctctgctgtcCCAACCAG GAGTCCCCCCATGGAGGTGCAGCCCCCTGTCTCCCCTCAGCAGTCTGAGTGCAACCCCGTTGGTGCTTTGCAG GAGCTGGTGGTGCAGAAAGGCTGGCGGTTGCCTGAGTACACAGTGACCCAGGAGTCTGGGCCAGCCCACCGCAAAGAGTTTACCATGACCTGCCGGGTGGAGCGTTTCATTGAGATTG GCAGTGGCACTTCCAAAAAGCTGGCAAAGCGTAATGCAGCGGCCAAAATGCTGCTTCGAGTGCACACGGTGCCTCTGGATGCCCGGGAGGGGAATGAGGCAGAGCCTGATGACGATCACTTTTCCATT GGTGTGGGCTCCCGTCTAGATGGACTTCGGAACCGGGGCCCAGGCTGCACCTGGGATTCTCTGCGAAATTCGGTGGGAGAGAAGATCCTGTCCCTCCGCAGCTGCCCCGCGGGCTCCTTGGGCGCTCTGGGCCCCGCTTGCTGCAGTGTCCTCAGTGAGCTCTCTGAGGAGCAGGCCTTCCATGTCAGCTACCTGGATATTG AGGAGTTGAGCCTCAGTGGGCTCTGCCAGTGCCTGGTGGAGCTGTCCACACAGCCGGCCACCGTGTGTCATGGCTCTGCATCTACCAGGGAGGCAGCCCGAGGCGAGGCTGCGTGCCGTGCCCTGCAGTACCTCAAGATCATGGCGGGCAGCAAATAA
- the NPFF gene encoding pro-FMRFamide-related neuropeptide FF — MGRKLCVIPPQAAVGGEEQGHSRYKRQVWPKEGRWPHGLQTLLLRLVTDWGRAEGAGGRDEGDQSVTEEDSGARPPQDAQTPGALLRSLLQAIQRPSRSPAFLIQPQRFGRNTRGSWSNEGLSSPFRSLAAPRRFGRK; from the exons ATGGGGAGGAAATTGTGTGTT ATTCCCCCTCAGGCTGCTGTCGGGGGTGAGGAGCAGGGGCACAGCAGGTATAAGAGGCAGGTGTGGCCAAAGGAAGGCAGATGGCCGCATGGACTCCAGACGCTGCTGCTGCGGCTGGTAACAGACTGGGGCCGTGCTGAAGGAGCAGGGGGCCGGGATGAAGGAGACCAGAGCGTCACG GAGGAAGACAGTGGAGCCCGCCCACCGCAGGATGCCCAGACCCCCGGGGCACTCTTGCGCTCCCTGCTCCAGGCCATACAGAGACCCAGCCGGAGTCCAGCCTTCCTGATTCAGCCCCAGAG GTTTGGCAGAAACACCCGGGGCTCCTGGAGCAACGAAGGGCTGAGCTCCCCATTCCGGAGCCTGGCTGCCCCTCGGCGCTTTGGGAGGAAGTGA